From the Vanacampus margaritifer isolate UIUO_Vmar chromosome 14, RoL_Vmar_1.0, whole genome shotgun sequence genome, the window aatttgagaAATTCCCATGTCGTTTAAATGAAGAATGGTTTTGCTATGGAAAATGTTTtcagcaaggaaaaaaaaatcagcgagCAGCGCCCTGGCTTctatcattttcattttcaatttccaAAAGAAGGAATGCATGTCCTCTGAACTCTCACTCTCACACGAAAATAGTTtgcaagtctttttttctttgtggagAACCGGTCGTGTGGGAGCAACCCGCCTCCCGGATGCTACTTCCTCCTTACTTTTCAGCagctattttttgttgttgttgaggcaAAACGTCCCTCTCACCTCCTTCACCTGATTTTAGTTACTGGTTGCATTGACCTTTTTCTTCCCCCCACCTAACACATGCACGTCCTTTTTTTTGGAGCCTTGATAATCCTCAGTTTGCATGTAAAACCAAatgcaaaagtttttttcccttcaagcttttaattatatttttattcagcCCGGTAACCCACTGGATcgctttccttttttctttttttttttttttaacttttcctCCCGTTTACAAAACATAATCGCCCAAACTCGAACCAAGCAGGTAAAGAGGCATCATGGTATCTAAGGGATGGGAAGTAGCTGGCTTGACCTTTCTTATGACCCCATCACAGGCAGAGAAAGTCCTCCAGTTCAGCCAGGACACTAACTTAACAGCCCTGCTGCTGGAGGCCAAAGAACTGGAGGCCCGAGTCATCATCCTTTCCGCCAGGTGAGAGTTTTTTGTTAttcgacttttttttattctgcagATTTTCGTCGTTCAACTACTTCTACATTCCTCAACCGATTCAAAACATTCCAGCTTCAATATATTACAAAAATCCATGCTTCGcaggcaattatttttctttttcaaaacattcacagttttcccacaattaaaaaatgttcacccaaaaaatccccattcattttcaatgagacaattcattcaaaatgttcagctcattcaattcactttggaatcaattttcaacattcccctatacacatattcaccacCATTTGACATAATTCCAAATCATTCAATAACATCTCCcctcatttaatttgttttcacatgttcattatttctttcaacattttagcattcacatgcaatttctccagaaattgcttcATCGAGTTTGTAAATTTGATCAATTTCAGtggagaacttttttttgtcccacaATAAACAATCCAAGAAATATAATtctaaaaataactaataaatagaaaatgtattaaatagtTTAATGAGGTTTGATCCTGCACAtctaaataaaagtttaaacATCGTTTTAGTGACATCATTGTCATTACTCTGGTCAACTCTGAACCAGCAAGAACACCTTTCATGAATATGTTGCTAATATGTAttactactagtagtagtacTGCTACTAACTGCCACTTACTACTAAATCgataaaatagtttattttcaaGACAATTATCATGTGCATGAATTAAATTGATCTTGCTTACTTAATACTTTTTCAGGCACTGCAGTTATAATTTCTCTTAATTCAAACTTCACCTGGTCTCAAAAAcgtctttatttatttgcttttaatgTCCTCACCATGTCGTTTCAGCGAGGAAGACGCCGCCGCAGTGTACAAGGCTGCCCGCTTCCTCAACATGACAGGCTCAGGCTACGTGTGGCTGGTGGGCGAGCGGGAGATGTCGGGTAAAGCGCTGAGTGAGGCACCAGACGGTACGTTCATCTTTCAGCAGAGACCTGTGGTAAATACACGGGCGTAACTCAAAGGATAATCGCAACAAAAACAGGATTAGTGAAATTAACAATTGATGTATTACTGTACATGATTTCACCATGGAACCAATGTGTGTCGTGTGATGGATAAGCGTTTAAATGTTTAAGCACCATTTGTGTTTAAAggtttaaatgttttgtgttcaGTACTCCTTGTTTTCTTCAGTTGAATTGTGTGTTTCCTGGCTTTTCATTGTGCTATTCTGCCATGTTAATGTCCCGATTTCTAATTAACTATTAAGGAAGAGTTTTGCAACTGGTAGAATGGTAAGCTACAACAGCTTTTCTTGTTCTCATTTCTTCAGTTTCTCTCACTACATTGTATCACTTCGTGGTCACCTACTTTGTGTTTCTGCCCTCCCAGTCACCTTCTACAACAAAACCCCTTCTCAGAAAGCATTTTTCCACTTATTTTTGTGCTGTCATCGTCTCCACTTCCACTGTGGCTTCTTGTAGAAGTCAATTGGACCTGGTTGCAATCAGAAAACTTAGCTGAAGTTGGATTATTGACTGCTTtgatggtgtttttgttttaacacaaaaaatcGTTTGCCTGATTCCCCAAGTTCTGGATAACAGGAAAAGAGTAAATGAAATCCAACTTCAAGGGACTCTTTACACATGCTGTAAAAGGTCATCAGTAGCAACCAAACAAGAAATAACGTTATTTATGTTGCCCTGCCTGATGACTTATTTTTCCAGGCAGGGCAATCAGATAACTACTGATGTGCCACCTTTTTTCAGGATGTCTAAACTAGAGACCCTATAAGTTTTTGCCCACTTTGAGCATTGCAAAAGGATCCTAGGAGGCAGCTCCTTTTTCAGATCACTGATTATGCGTTTGTCATTGGATCGGTCATAGGTTTGATCGGCCTGCAGCTCATCAATGGGAAGAACGAGTCAGCTCATATCAATGATGCAGTGGCGGTGGTGGCCCAGTCCATCCAGGAGCTCTTTGAGAAGGAAAATATCACTGAGCCACCAAGAGGATGTGTGGGCAACACCAACATCTGGAAAACAGGACCTCTCTTCAAAAGGTATTCATAAATTTATGTTGTTGGAGGTTTTTTGTCTTCAGATTTGATTGAGAAAAGAGGTGTTACTCCATTTTCAAAATGCTTGTCACGTCATCTAAAAAGCAACTATACGTGAATAGAGTGGATAAGAATTACAAACAAAACcacaaaactgaaaacaaacttACATATTTTTGTAACTTCCTGTGTCAGTCAGTCTTGGTGACTTTAAATAGATCCATGACCTTTAAGAGGGTAAGacgataatcttttttttttgcccttctCATGGAATACAGTAGGCCTACATGTTTGTCAGTTGGTCCATATTTGCTAgtgctgtgcaaaatgttcgTATCTTTCAGATTATATTACAGAGACAAgatgtgatgaatattttcaagccattttgcatattttcttctttttttttcttttttgtatttgatttttttttttaaatacaaaatgattaTTACGTATTCCGTATCTGTTCACATAGTCATCACAAAGGATATATTAGGGATGTGGCCGGCGAGGCCCCAAATACTCATTAAATGAGACAGTGACAGTGAATTTAGGTTTTATAAATTGTAAACTAAGGAAAGAGTCCAACAATTTTGTCAACAAGTCATCAAGGCACTTGACTTAAGGATGTCCGGTTGTGCTGCCTTGTTAAACTTGGTATAAGTATGTTACTTTTGCACATAGAACATAACGGCTTCAGCTGGCTGACAATTGGAAATTTGCATGTCATGTGGGAtccctcaagggtcagtccTTGGAACCCTTTTGTTTAGTCTGTATATGCGCCCCTTGGGCCGAATTCTTCAGACTGCCACTGTTGGCTATCATGGCTAAGCAGATGACAAACAGCTATATCTTCCAAAGTCCTCCAAAGTCCTTAAAATACAACAGCTCAGTAAAAGTATTGTCACAGtcgaaaacaaaccaaaatgtaattcaaataataaaaattgtttttggtaATAAAGAGTAGAGGAGACCACTTGGAGTCCCTGTCATTTTAGAAAGACCaagtcagacatttttttgattaattcagAACTGACTTTCAGAAGTCATATCAACTATAATTCACTAAAACAGCCTGCCTTTCACTATCTGAAAAATATATTGAGAGTGAAGGGTTGCGTGCCCCAATGCTTAATGCTTTACACTACACTTGATTATTGTAATGGTCTTCTGACTGGACTCCCTCAAAAGAACATCAAAGAGCTGCAGCTCGTTCCAAAACAGATCAGcacttattattttaaaagatgtAGACTGGTACCCAGTCAGCTGTAGAAAAGACTTTAAagttctgctactggtctacAAATCACTGATTGGTTTAGGtcctgaatacattaaataaattaatataaaccCAATAGGACTCTGAGGTCTTCAGACTCAGCTCAATTAGTGAAGTCCAGACTCCAAAGCAAACATGgggaagcagcatttagctgttatgctgcacataAATAGAATATACTTCCAACAGATGTGAAGTCAGCccaaagtgtaaatgcttttaaatctagGTTAAAAACTCACTTTTTCCCTTGTGCCTACAACAAAGGTCTTTCGGAGCATTTTAAAATCTTGATTTCCAAAATTTGTTCTCTCAGTAATTGTAGTTTCTAATTCTTTACTTtgcctttaaatgtatttagctgttttgtttgtgacctattttaaatgcataaaaacTTTCAATTATGGGAAGCACATTTAAattaccttgtgtatgaaatgcggtatataaataaagcttcaTGCTAAACATGGTATAAAACGTcctaattttgtttatttggctGCGTCAAATTTGCTTCAGTGTTGGtttcacacaaaaagaaaatatgttaaTTATTATAGTCCTAATATAACGCACATTTAACGTATACCTTTTGTTTCTATAGTAAAATCAATGGCAGAATTATTTATACATTCTAAACTATGAGGCATTGTCGGATCATCAAATACAAGACAACATTAGACTATTGTGTAAAATGcgttttttaaatgagaaatgctACAGTGGTTGCAATCACAAATACGAAACAGATTACATCACATATTCTATCTGTGGTACAGAAAATGGCCAGCCGACATTCAAGTGACCCATTTAGACCCTTTTTTCAGCAACATAACAGGAAAACAACTCCATGCAGATGTTTATTAAAACAGCTGACATCAGCTCAACACACGAAGATGAAGCGTTCAACTCCTCTgagaatacatatatatacagcacaTTATTTCATGCTCAAACACACATCCGCTCTCTCATTATGCACATGGGCTTTAATTATTCGTGTTTGCCTCCCACAGGGTACTCATGTCATCCAAATACCCGGAGGGGCTCACAGGACGCGTGGAGTTCAATGACGACGGGGACAGGAAGTACGCCCACTACAGCATTCTCAACTACCAGAAGAGTCGACTCGTTCAAGTGGGCGCTTATAACGGGACGCAGGTAAACTGACAGCTGCCACAGATTTGCATGGGGGTTCACTTAAGGCATGGTTCAGATTTATAGCTCTTTTCTGCTGTGTTGTGTATATATGACACTTTTCTGTTTAGCTGTGCTCAGCAGAAAAGAAACAGAAGGCAAGTGACACTTGTGTCTACGCTAGAGTGGTCACGACTACATGCACAGACATTTTGGGGGGCAAGTGCTCTGGATGGAAAAAATGGCACATTTATGCTTATGGAATAccttattgacaattccgagatgatgtcacaagtcaagatggTGGTCAATTTGGTTAACAAAAACTATccgaggattattttgatttcgaaatgtgatgagatgtcgtttgactactatgCCAATCGGTGTGgcttgtatgatagtcacaggcaaaagcactACAATcagccgtttgttttcaccgaaGAAacgaagcatttgcattgcgttgcatTGGGGAGGTATCAGAAATGTCTGGATGTTCGGAATTGCCAAtagaagtttttaaataaacattacacacacatataataattaataataccccgcagcttttttagttttaataacagcctaTATTAGGGCAAAATAGGGCAACACTTGAAGCATTGAAATAACTTACATCTATggtttgtacaaaataatagctaataatttagctaataatagcttcatgcctgctgatttagtacaaaacacttaaaaacaaaatgtgaatagcttttaagatttttcaataaaattaaccataaggagcaaatcaatattaaaatagttttaaaagaTGCTAATCACTAGTTAACATGACTCTCTCTGGCCTTGACTCTGACTTTTCATCTTCATGTGTCTTTGGTTTCATCCAAGAGAGCAGAGAGTTGCTTCCCTTGGCCGCTTGCTGTAtagctccttttctttttccccttttcagcTTCTCATTTCTAAGCATTATGCTacaattagtaaataaatagagCAATTGTAACCAGACAGACCAAGGGCACGAGAATGAATAAGACTGACTGTGTCCAAGCATCCAGGCATTTATGATATTCacacaatgcaactcaatgcaaatgcttcgacCACCGACAACGTATTGGATTGATTTTGCCTGTGACTGCTAGCATaatacaaaccagacacaaacgacattttatcacattttgaagtcaaaataatccccacaaatcaaattacaatgatccaagGTGCAATGCTTTTACATGCACGGACCACTGAGAGTTTCCTTTCACCCTCATTAGTTGCACCCTGTGGTGGTCATCACGTTATCTATTATTGATTTAGCAGCGCATAGCGTTAAACTAGCTAATTAGGTGGCCATTCGGCTAATTTATGCTcagttgtttgtgctgtatgaGACATGCTACCGCGACCGTGGCTATCACAGTCAATCTCAGTCTCTTGTTCCTAACATAACCATTAAACCACCTAATACTGAATCTATTTGATGGATTactaatgtactttttttttttgcttttggttaagttttaaaaggaaccccgactgtaatgacaagtttgctacataacatttatttggttgttactaacatatctatgagattcatttttcaaaaatcctttccagtttaatacattttgtataaactttatttgtacgCACGCCACCATTGTTGTTTACGTCGAAATGCATTCTAAGTCACCCTTCCCCACGCCATGCTCTCTTCCCGgttgcatgttgtttctttaggaatgctacaaggcttaccttgctttctttatacccGTTTCGCATTGCTCGACAGAGAGCCAGGCGTCCTTCTACGTCTACGCAGAATGTGTTGCGACATAAACAACAATGGTGGCGTgcgtacaaataaagtttctacaaaatgtattagacaagaaattatttttgaaaaatttatctcatagatatgttagtaacaaccaaataaatgttaTGTAGCAAACTtatcattacagtcggggttccttttaaaactttaccaaaagcaaaaaaaaagtacattagtAATCCATCAAATAGATTCAGGATTAGGTGGTTTAATGGTAAACAGTAGGAGTGTGAAATACTACCTGGTGAtttgatccgtatcacgattcataggtcacgattcgattcgatacagattaatcccgatacgaatctataagtgtattattgtgatttttttctcaaatttagaaaatactaatcagtaaacttgtacatgtacactgtaagatttgtatgaaaatgtatttattcatctgaaacttcaggctgtgagccactgtatttaacaaacaatctgtttcttgtttgagcagcattgaaataaaatattaaggcttaatgttccaataATAtaaattcttccatgcttaacgtgtgaaccctaagtaagacgttttgttgaatatttccataaaaaattgatgtttaaacatcgattcggctgcatatcgaatcgattcaagaattgtgcgctgttatattgcgatatattgccgaatcgttttttttttacacccctagTAAACAGATACGCAAACGCAAATTTGGGGTCCAGACTATAATACATACCCTTTTTGTCAACCtagttttgttattgttgttgttgttttgttgttatgtAAAATAGAagttcataaaaaaatactggCAATATTATACTGTAAGAAAAAATTTCATGACACCTTAAGGTAGGATGCGGAAGTCAAAGGGCAATCATAAATAACCAAACAGCTGTGGTTATATAGAAATGATTCATTAACGATGCTTACGCTCAATGTAAAGTTCTTATCATCTGCACACCTTATGTCAGCACACTCTcattatactgtaaatgtgtgtgtgctcgtGTGTGGTCTCCCTGTAGGTGGTAATGAACAATCAGCGCAAGATTATCTGGCCTGGTGGGGAGACGGAAAAACCACAAGGCTTCCAGATGTCTACTCGATTAAAGGTAAGGTGGCTTCACATCAACACagtgatgtgatgtgatgttcCTGTCCACACAGATCAAGTTTGAAGCACAACTTATGTTCCCTGTGAGTGTGCAGAGGGAAATGAAGCCGCCGCATATCCAAGACCTGCAGCAAtatattaaacatttcttttcaGAAAGGATCTGCAAAAAGCTTCTCATTACTCTGTCTGTGCATATATTCTTGCATAATGTTTCTTGGACATCCTTTTTTCCATTGCTGTTTGCTGGTCCCATTGGTTGAAAACAGCTGAAACAATGTGATCAACAGCTTTCTGTCCTATTTGTTGTAGATAGTGACAATACACCAGGAGCCATTTGTTTATGTGAAACCCACTACGCCAGACGGAACATGCAAGGAGGAAATGACATTAAATGGAGTCTTAATTAAAAAGGTTATCTGCACTGGGCCCAATGAGACCATCCCAGGTAACACATCAGGCACGTTTACATCAATGTGCTTTTAACGCACATTCACCTACTGGagatgcatacatatatatgcagtaggtatttatatatgtatgcatgcagcTGAGTGTGCCATTGAGAGTGTGTGACGACTGAGCTAGGTGTGTGTCATGCGCTCAGAGCGACTGCGTGTGAGCATGAAATCTGCATACGGAGAGCGTGAGGCATTTGTCCAGTCAACATGCGCCGGAAAAGGATTTCAATTTATGAAAACAGTATATTTCCTTTTGGTAGATTGTGACTCGCAACCTTTCTGGTTACAGGACGCCCAATTGTGCCGCAGTGTTGTTATGGATTCTGCATTGACCTGCTGATCAAGCTGGCTATGACCATGAACTTTACCTACGAGGTTCATCTGGTGGCTGATGGGAAATTTGGAACCCAGGAGCGGGTTGGTGTCACTTGACCTCACTAATGGACATATTTGTTATTCATTATTTCTGCATATAAATGCACTTGGCACAAATAATGTACACTGCTTCTCACATTTTTCTATGTCAATTTTGGAATTGGTCATTTATCCTACAATTTGGATGGAGATGGATGTCGTAATTCTGAAATTGGTGCCATAGAAGTAGAAGACACCACTGGCAATTATTTTCCAATAGATGAACCTAGCTGTCATCATTGGCtgaaaaataagtgatgaaaaAATGCAGACAATTTATGatcttaaacttttttttgaagAGTTAATAACTCCATTTTGGTCTAACTGGTGTTTATATTGGGTGTAATTTCACTGTTAACCACTAGATAGCAGTGACTCAGTAAATTTCAGACGTggatttgaaagaagaagaataaaacaggaagtatttcaacataatctagtttttattaaatattactGATTGTTGTCCactgtaatcctgctttttacaccaACAGAAAGCTACAGCTGtaggttcattttataatttaacTCTTTGGGCATGATTCTAGATGTATATTGTGAGatgataaattattattattattattattaagtttgCTATTTTTGTGTTATCCATTGCTCCCGCGCTTTCTcaattttatgtacagtatttaaatgtgtgtgtattatttttaatgtgattttaaagACCTTAAAAACTGTCATGTCGTAAACACTATAAAAAATGCCTAGGGAGTATTTAAATAGGGTGTTTCTATATTGggcatttattttacttgtttcCGGGGTGGTCTGGAATGTAACACCCATGATGAGGAGAGGGATTGTTGTACTGTCAAAAGGTCTCTTATGTTCGTAGATGACATTTTGATTCAAACTTTTCTGGAATTAAGTCATTTTAATCCAACAGCATCCTAATTTTCATGCTATTGGGGTTGCAGGTGAACAACAGTAACAAGAAAGAGTGGAATGGCATGATGGGAGAGCTCCTGGGGGGCCTAGCTGACATGATTGTTGCCCCGCTGACTATAAACAACGAACGAGCCCAGTACATTGAGTTCTCCAAACCCTTCAAATATCAAGGTCTTACTATCCTGGTTAAAAAGGTAAGTTAATGAGTTTGGAATGATCTCTTAATAAGTAAGCACCCACATGTAggtttttattcctcttttatGGGAAATAAGATACCACATTGGCCGATGTGCAgccaaaaatagaataaaattaatcacaaaatattattgtatgtattttattatttatttattttcataaaaatagcataataaaataacattaaaagaatagaaaaagaCTTCAAACCCATCAAATATGAAGAAAATCTTCTTAATTGTTGTTCTTTAATTATTCTTGTCAAAATTGGTCATTTTGATACATCTATTACgcaagtataagagatcattgTTACAAAACAAAGGTTCAGCTAGTGTGTCACCAAATTTCTAATCACATCATAAATGTTGCTGTAAAGGTTGAGTTACATGCTAGAGCCATCCATGGTTTATTGCTAGTCACCGTCTAGTTTTAGTAAGAATGTGCACATCAAACTATTTTAAGACATTGGCATGTGTTCCTTATATTTTAGATtagatttgcatttgtgttttatgttaGGTGGGAGCTTGAACTTGTAAATGGAATTGATTGCTAACTACTCATTattagggtgtcaaaattagtgtgattttgagttaatttaaagttaattttttttttttaacacgcgattggaaaagcctgtactggggagaATTCGAGTCgaaatgcagcagacacgtccatgtcaaaatttaacagtgaaaattttaaagaaacatgCTCTGAACTTTCAccaatgttttacaaatgcaattatgccatctagtggcagaaaaatgacctcaacacatatcaatatcacactcgttttttatagtacagtacatatttttaatttcaactcaattttatgcatttttatgaaaataatgtatcaacgactaaaagatgcagccatatttctcttagtttaacattttttccccacttttatgttaacaataatatgaaatttttaaacatatatttattgcacatttagaacagatttgtttttgtttttttgtttttttttgttttttgacagaaagaacatatttgtgattaatcgtgagttaactattgaagtcatgcgattaataacgataaaaaaaaattaatcgcctgacaccccgatTTATTACATTATCTACAATAAGTAGTTGAATGTTTATGAGTAACCAGTTGCGATGTATGTTTCCAGGAAATCCCTCGCAGTACACTGGACTCGTTCATGCAGCCTTTTCAAAGTACTCTGTGGCTGCTGGTGGGTCTTTCGGTACATGTGGTGGCGGTGATGCTTTACCTACTAGACCGGTTCAGGTACACAGggaacagtgtgtgtgtatgtgcgtgcgtgcgtgtgtgtgtgtgcgcgcgtgcactCCTAATCCTTGTAGATCTTCCACTCAGTTTAGATGAGAAGACAGACAGATGCGAAGATTAACTCCAACCATCCCATCGCCATATCTCTGTGCTGCCTTCTTTGTCTGTTTTCCTTCTGTTCGTCTTTCTGGCTTTGCTCGCTCATGTTCAGTTCCTTCCCTTGCCCTCAGGCTGCCACGGTTTTCACAGGCACATTCTCTGCAAATGCTCAGTGGATCTCATGCAATCCGTTTCCCTTGCAGCCCGTTTGGAAGATTTAAAGTAAAtagtgaagaagaagaggaagatgcCCTCACCTTGTCATCTGCCATGTGGTTCTCCTGGGGAGTGTTGCTCAACTCTGGAATTGGAGAAGGTGACATGCACACCCCGAAAGAGGAGAAATTTGTCATTGGGTTGAATGTGGCACATGGTATTGAGACTTTAGGGCAGAACATTAGTTGTACCTTTCATTGAATTTTCAGTATTTTGTAACTTGTAGATGTCAAAGTCAAGATATTAAGAAGCTTGTTGTTTCTTTGGTCTTTGTGCAATGTGACATGCTCCAGATGATGTGCCTCTCTTTAAAGATGACATTGTAATTGATTTTAGAAAATGCTTTGATACTGTTTGTCTTGTAACAGTTTTACTCCTTTTGTCTTTCTACATATTCACTGGAAAGTGCAttcttgtccatttttttttagttcttccTTGGTTGTATACAATATACAGAATATATGCTTTAGTCTAGTTTCCGAACAGtgatattatgttttttttttttactcgcagGTGCACCTCGTAGCTTTTCAGCGAGAATCCTTGGCATGGTGTGGGCTGGCTTCGCCATGATCATTGTGGCTTCCTATACTGCCAACTTGGCTGCTTTCCTAGTGCTGGACCGGCCTGAGGAGCGCATCACCGGCATCAATGACCCAAGAGTACGTGATGATACAACCCCAATGTCGCCACTACATCACTTGCAATGTTAACCGGCGCATGACTAGGAACTTAATTAAAgatctcatattattcaacttttcaacatactaaaatatttctcaaatgtgtaaaagacacgtctgtgacatgcattcgtcaaaactgactttggatctaatattgttgctgtccctaaatcagccaaaaaatgcTCTGTTCAAAACAACTTGTGTTAGGGGcatgtcacttttatgtaaatagctgtatcaggccacgcctaggccatacccttctctctcgaaggggcCCATTTTGGTcttggtagccatgtgctaatgttgtgaatggtaACGACTCGCAATGGCGGGCAGAAGCAGTGTGGTACAATCGTACCAATTtgacagacatgtcttttacacatttgagaactattttaatatgtggaaaagtggcataacgtttacCGTAAGAAAatgtagcataacgttactgcagacactatgttgtagcgttagtttgcgattgtttaggcaatggttatttcgCCGTAACCGGCAACTCTTCTgcaagcgttattttgccgtgaatgtctcggatttgccgtgaatgcttttagacatttacaagcggttatgaataacacaaatgtggacatttaggccactgcgcggtcgcaacgtgcaagccatctcgtcgagaccacttagcggccggttaccATCACAAAGTCACGTCAACTAGGTGGTGAGTTGCCAGTTACGGGAAAATAACCACCGCTGATTGTATCTTGGCAAAACAATACGCGACCACttcagtattatccaaccaccgtctgctttatcatatctgacctcttgtaaccaaacaatctccacacgacaaatgtagctcccactttaggcactaaaaatacaccagtaatatggtacATCTAGGTACATCTCTAATTGGAAGGATAGGAAGGAActctaaatcaaaataaaa encodes:
- the LOC144034219 gene encoding glutamate receptor ionotropic, NMDA 1 isoform X10 — its product is MRLFLLAVLVWCSCARAGCEPKIVNIGAVLSQKRYEQVFKDAVTQANQVYGRDKFKLTAISVTHKPNAIQMALSVCEDLISSQVYAILVSHPPQSNDHLTPTPVSYTAGFYRIPVVGLTTRMSIYSDKSIHLSFLRTVPPYSHQAHVWFDLMREFNWNHIILIVSDDHEGRAAQKRLETLLEERETKNKKRNYENLDQLSYDNKRGPKAEKVLQFSQDTNLTALLLEAKELEARVIILSASEEDAAAVYKAARFLNMTGSGYVWLVGEREMSGKALSEAPDGLIGLQLINGKNESAHINDAVAVVAQSIQELFEKENITEPPRGCVGNTNIWKTGPLFKRVLMSSKYPEGLTGRVEFNDDGDRKYAHYSILNYQKSRLVQVGAYNGTQVVMNNQRKIIWPGGETEKPQGFQMSTRLKIVTIHQEPFVYVKPTTPDGTCKEEMTLNGVLIKKVICTGPNETIPGRPIVPQCCYGFCIDLLIKLAMTMNFTYEVHLVADGKFGTQERVNNSNKKEWNGMMGELLGGLADMIVAPLTINNERAQYIEFSKPFKYQGLTILVKKEIPRSTLDSFMQPFQSTLWLLVGLSVHVVAVMLYLLDRFSPFGRFKVNSEEEEEDALTLSSAMWFSWGVLLNSGIGEGAPRSFSARILGMVWAGFAMIIVASYTANLAAFLVLDRPEERITGINDPRLRNPSDKFIYATVKQSSVDIYFRRQVELSTMYRHMEKHNYESAAEAIQAVRDNKLHAFIWDSAVLEFEASQKCDLVTTGELFFRSGFGIGMRKDSPWKQNVSLAILSSHENGFMEDLDKTWVRYQECDSRSNAPATLTFENMAGVFMLVAGGIAAGIFLIFIEIAYKRHKDARRKQMQLAFAAVNVWRKNLQQYPPTDITGQLNLSDPSVSTVV
- the LOC144034219 gene encoding glutamate receptor ionotropic, NMDA 1 isoform X4, whose product is MRLFLLAVLVWCSCARAGCEPKIVNIGAVLSQKRYEQVFKDAVTQANQVYGRDKFKLTAISVTHKPNAIQMALSVCEDLISSQVYAILVSHPPQSNDHLTPTPVSYTAGFYRIPVVGLTTRMSIYSDKSIHLSFLRTVPPYSHQAHVWFDLMREFNWNHIILIVSDDHEGRAAQKRLETLLEERETKAEKVLQFSQDTNLTALLLEAKELEARVIILSASEEDAAAVYKAARFLNMTGSGYVWLVGEREMSGKALSEAPDGLIGLQLINGKNESAHINDAVAVVAQSIQELFEKENITEPPRGCVGNTNIWKTGPLFKRVLMSSKYPEGLTGRVEFNDDGDRKYAHYSILNYQKSRLVQVGAYNGTQVVMNNQRKIIWPGGETEKPQGFQMSTRLKIVTIHQEPFVYVKPTTPDGTCKEEMTLNGVLIKKVICTGPNETIPGNTSGRPIVPQCCYGFCIDLLIKLAMTMNFTYEVHLVADGKFGTQERVNNSNKKEWNGMMGELLGGLADMIVAPLTINNERAQYIEFSKPFKYQGLTILVKKEIPRSTLDSFMQPFQSTLWLLVGLSVHVVAVMLYLLDRFSPFGRFKVNSEEEEEDALTLSSAMWFSWGVLLNSGIGEGAPRSFSARILGMVWAGFAMIIVASYTANLAAFLVLDRPEERITGINDPRLRNPSDKFIYATVKQSSVDIYFRRQVELSTMYRHMEKHNYESAAEAIQAVRDNKLHAFIWDSAVLEFEASQKCDLVTTGELFFRSGFGIGMRKDSPWKQNVSLAILSSHENGFMEDLDKTWVRYQECDSRSNAPATLTFENMAGVFMLVAGGIAAGIFLIFIEIAYKRHKDARRKQMQLAFAAVNVWRKNLQPSSSLETQDDRKSGRAEPDPKKKASFRSISTTLASSIKRRRSSKDTQYPPTDITGQLNLSDPSVSTVV